In Neorhizobium sp. NCHU2750, a single genomic region encodes these proteins:
- the choX gene encoding choline ABC transporter substrate-binding protein produces MLINKTLAFTLTLSAAVAGLAASASAAEPAACSTVHFAEVSWTDIQATTGTAVDILDALGYKTDVKDLDVPIVFQSLANKQLDVFLGNWMPSQAPQIKQYADAKQIDTVRANLEGAKYTLATNEYGAKLGIKDFSDIPKHAKELDGKIYGIEPGNDGNKLVLDMIKDKKHGFTGDDFKVVESSEQGMLSQVTKFDKQKKPIIFLGWAPHPMNTKYKMTYLTGGDDIFGPNFGGATVYTNTRAGYVTECPNVGKFLQNLSFTLPMENEIMGLIMDDGMQGKDAAKKWLKAHPEVLKPMLTGVTTKDGGDAEAAVKKALGL; encoded by the coding sequence ATGCTGATCAATAAAACGCTTGCCTTTACCCTGACACTTTCCGCCGCCGTTGCCGGTCTCGCCGCCAGCGCCTCCGCCGCCGAACCGGCAGCCTGTAGCACGGTCCATTTCGCCGAAGTCAGCTGGACCGACATCCAGGCGACGACGGGTACCGCCGTCGATATTCTCGATGCCCTCGGCTACAAGACCGACGTCAAGGATCTCGATGTTCCGATCGTCTTCCAGTCGCTCGCCAACAAGCAGCTCGACGTCTTCCTCGGCAACTGGATGCCCTCGCAGGCGCCGCAGATCAAGCAATATGCCGACGCCAAGCAGATCGACACCGTCCGCGCCAATCTCGAAGGCGCCAAGTACACGCTGGCCACCAACGAATACGGCGCCAAGCTTGGCATCAAGGATTTCTCCGACATTCCGAAGCACGCGAAGGAACTGGACGGCAAGATCTACGGCATCGAGCCCGGCAATGACGGCAACAAGCTCGTGCTCGACATGATCAAGGACAAGAAGCACGGTTTCACCGGCGACGATTTCAAGGTCGTCGAATCCTCCGAGCAGGGCATGCTCTCGCAGGTCACCAAGTTCGACAAGCAGAAGAAGCCGATCATCTTCCTCGGCTGGGCCCCGCACCCGATGAACACCAAGTACAAGATGACCTACCTCACCGGTGGTGACGACATCTTCGGACCGAACTTCGGCGGCGCGACCGTCTACACCAACACCCGCGCCGGCTATGTCACCGAATGCCCCAATGTCGGCAAGTTCCTGCAGAACCTGTCCTTCACGCTGCCCATGGAAAACGAGATCATGGGCCTGATCATGGATGACGGCATGCAGGGCAAGGATGCCGCCAAGAAGTGGCTGAAGGCCCATCCCGAAGTCCTGAAGCCGATGCTGACCGGCGTGACCACCAAGGACGGCGGCGACGCCGAGGCGG
- a CDS encoding L,D-transpeptidase → MSSEFLLSRRSFVIGSVSMTAALAGCSTVNTPTVVPVAAQRPIGPPDEAELEARYAAVEDGGHLLPAIPYKKIDPKYYRQRVIDPTGEKPGTVVVDTPGRFLYVVEPGGTAMRYGVSIGRDGFAWEGEGVIQWRQPWPRWKVPPEMVARDPKLKKYSIEAGGMDPGVKNPLGARALYIFKDGQDTLYRLHGSPEWQSIGTAASSGCVRFVNQDILDLYTRVPYHARIVVHQGSLQTAV, encoded by the coding sequence ATGTCTTCTGAATTTCTTCTGTCGCGGCGCAGCTTTGTCATCGGCTCCGTCTCCATGACCGCGGCGCTCGCCGGCTGCAGCACCGTCAACACGCCCACGGTCGTTCCGGTGGCGGCGCAGCGGCCGATCGGTCCGCCCGATGAGGCCGAGCTCGAGGCGCGTTACGCTGCGGTGGAAGACGGCGGCCACCTGTTGCCGGCGATCCCATACAAGAAGATCGACCCGAAATATTACCGCCAGCGGGTGATCGACCCGACCGGCGAAAAGCCCGGTACCGTTGTCGTCGATACGCCCGGCCGCTTCCTCTACGTCGTCGAACCGGGTGGCACGGCGATGCGCTACGGCGTCAGCATCGGCCGCGACGGCTTTGCCTGGGAAGGCGAGGGCGTGATCCAGTGGCGCCAGCCCTGGCCGCGCTGGAAGGTGCCGCCGGAAATGGTTGCGCGCGATCCCAAGCTCAAGAAATACTCGATTGAAGCCGGCGGCATGGATCCGGGCGTGAAGAACCCGCTCGGTGCCCGCGCGCTCTACATTTTCAAGGACGGCCAGGATACGCTTTACCGCCTGCACGGTTCGCCGGAATGGCAATCGATCGGCACGGCGGCATCCTCGGGCTGCGTGCGCTTCGTCAACCAGGACATTCTCGACCTCTATACCCGCGTTCCCTACCATGCCCGCATCGTCGTGCATCAGGGTTCGCTGCAGACTGCGGTCTGA